The following coding sequences are from one Mesorhizobium onobrychidis window:
- a CDS encoding DUF6867 family protein, producing the protein MQGILYEEPSVWHFFFVTCLLGGWAAWMTGKACAQTWRSFVQLFAYMLGLGIAVRFIHHALFGGTMFSLQYYIVDTIVLMIVGFIGYQYTRTNQMVTQYNWLYERASLLSWKPKG; encoded by the coding sequence ATGCAGGGCATTCTCTATGAGGAACCCTCGGTCTGGCATTTCTTCTTCGTCACCTGCCTGCTTGGCGGCTGGGCGGCATGGATGACGGGCAAGGCTTGCGCCCAAACATGGCGCAGCTTCGTCCAATTGTTCGCTTACATGCTCGGCCTCGGCATCGCCGTAAGGTTCATCCATCACGCACTGTTCGGCGGCACGATGTTCTCGCTGCAGTACTACATCGTCGACACCATTGTCCTGATGATAGTGGGCTTCATCGGCTATCAATACACGCGCACCAACCAGATGGTGACACAGTATAACTGGCTCTACGAAAGAGCATCGCTTTTGAGCTGGAAACCAAAAGGTTGA
- a CDS encoding branched-chain amino acid ABC transporter substrate-binding protein, translating to MRKSLLSAVALTALVAFSGSAWADILVGVAGPITGPNAAFGAQLQKGAEQAVADINAAGGINGEQVKLTVGDDVSDPKQGISVANKFVADGVKYVVGHFNSGVSIPASEVYAENGILEITPAATNPKFTERGMWNTFRTCGRDDQQGKVAGDYVAANFKDAKIAVIHDKTPYGQGLADETKKALAASGVTEAMYEGINVGDKDFSALIAKMKDAGVSVVYYGGLHTEAGLIIRQLADQGLKATFMSGDGIVSNELASIAGDAVDGTLMTFAPDPRKNPNAKELVEKFRAAGFEPEAYTLYSYAAMEIVAAAIAKTGSADDAQKVAETIKSAGPWKTTIGEIGYDAKGDITRPDYVMYTWKKGDDGKYTYVENAPGK from the coding sequence ATGAGAAAATCACTTTTGTCCGCCGTCGCCCTGACCGCGCTCGTCGCGTTCAGCGGAAGCGCGTGGGCTGACATCCTGGTCGGAGTTGCCGGTCCGATCACCGGTCCGAACGCCGCCTTCGGCGCGCAACTGCAAAAGGGCGCCGAACAGGCTGTCGCCGACATCAATGCGGCCGGCGGCATCAACGGCGAGCAGGTCAAGCTCACGGTCGGCGACGACGTCTCCGATCCGAAGCAGGGCATCTCGGTCGCCAACAAGTTCGTCGCCGACGGCGTCAAGTACGTGGTCGGCCACTTCAACTCGGGCGTTTCGATCCCGGCATCGGAAGTCTACGCCGAGAACGGTATCCTCGAGATCACCCCGGCTGCGACCAATCCGAAGTTCACCGAACGCGGCATGTGGAACACCTTCCGCACCTGCGGACGCGACGATCAGCAGGGCAAGGTTGCTGGCGACTATGTCGCCGCGAACTTCAAGGATGCCAAGATCGCTGTCATCCATGACAAGACGCCTTATGGCCAAGGCCTCGCCGACGAAACCAAGAAGGCGCTTGCAGCCAGTGGCGTGACCGAGGCCATGTATGAAGGCATCAATGTCGGCGACAAGGATTTCTCGGCCCTCATCGCCAAGATGAAGGACGCAGGCGTCTCCGTCGTCTACTATGGCGGCCTGCACACCGAAGCCGGCCTGATCATACGCCAGCTCGCCGACCAGGGCCTCAAGGCAACCTTCATGTCCGGCGACGGCATCGTGTCAAACGAATTGGCCTCCATCGCCGGCGACGCCGTCGACGGCACGCTGATGACGTTCGCTCCGGATCCGCGCAAGAATCCGAACGCCAAGGAACTCGTCGAGAAGTTCCGCGCAGCCGGCTTCGAGCCTGAGGCCTATACCCTCTACTCCTACGCGGCGATGGAAATCGTCGCGGCCGCCATCGCCAAGACCGGTTCAGCCGATGACGCTCAGAAGGTAGCCGAGACCATCAAGTCGGCCGGCCCCTGGAAGACCACGATCGGCGAGATCGGCTATGATGCGAAAGGCGACATCACCCGTCCGGATTACGTCATGTACACCTGGAAAAAGGGTGACGACGGCAAGTACACCTATGTCGAGAACGCACCCGGCAAATAA
- the pyc gene encoding pyruvate carboxylase, which translates to MAISKILVANRSEIAIRVFRAANELGLKTVAIWAEEDKYSLHRFKADESYQVGRGPHLTRDMGPIESYLSIEEVIRVARLSGADAIHPGYGLLSESPEFAEACAKAGIIFIGPKPDTMRRLGNKVAARNLAIEVGVPVIPATDPLPDDMEAVKALAKTVGYPVMLKASWGGGGRGMRSIRSEVDLAREVTEGKREAKAAFGKDEVYLEKLIERARHVEVQVLGDIHGNAVHLFERDCSIQRRNQKVVERAPAPYLEMSRREELCGHALKIARETSYIGAGTVEFLQDADTGKFYFIEVNPRIQVEHTVTEQVTGIDIVKAQIHILDGFAIGTPESGVPAQKDIRLNGHALQCRITTEDPEHNFIPDYGRITAYRGATGFGIRLDGGTAYSGAVITRFYDPLLEKVTAWAPTPAETIARMNRALREFRIRGVATNLTFLEAIINHPSFADNSYTTKFIDTTPELFASVKRQDRATKLLNYLADVSVNGHPETRGRPQPKADAAAPMVPYLNGNVPDGSKQKLDALGPEKFAAWMRAQKEVLVTDTTMRDGHQSLLATRVRTYDIAGIAGTYARALPQLLSLECWGGATFDVAMRFLTEDPWERLSLVREAAPNLLLQMLLRGANGVGYTNYPDNVVQHFVKQAAAGGIDLFRVFDCLNWVDNMRVAMDAVGAEGKLIEAAICYTGDILDPARAKYDLKYYVTLARELQAAGAHIVAVKDMAGLLKPAAARVLFRALREATDLPIHFHTHDTSGLSAATVLAAVDSGVDAIDAAMDSLSGNTSQPCLGSIVEALKGTERDPGLDPQWIRNISFYWEAVRNQYAAFESDLKGPASEVYLHEMPGGQFTNLKEQARSLGLETRWHEVAQTYHDVNLMFGDIVKVTPSSKVVGDMALMMVSQDLTVADVENPARDIAFPDSVVSMLRGDLGQSPGGWPEALQKKVLKGDKPITARPGSLLKAANLKASRKEIEDKLERKLNEFEFASWLMYPKVLSDFAAAQETYGPVSVLPTPTYFYGMKPEDEIFVDIEKGKTLVVRCLAIGDVDEKGMVTVFFELNGQPRRVKVPDRAHGASAAKARRKAEPGNEAHVGAPMPGVVSALAVAAGQAVKAGDVLLSIEAMKMETALHAERDGTIAEVLVKAGDQIDAKDLLIAFG; encoded by the coding sequence TTGGCAATCTCGAAGATCCTTGTCGCCAATCGCTCCGAAATCGCCATCCGCGTCTTCCGCGCGGCCAACGAACTCGGCCTCAAAACCGTTGCGATCTGGGCCGAGGAGGACAAATACTCCCTGCATCGCTTCAAGGCCGACGAAAGCTACCAGGTCGGGCGCGGGCCGCATCTGACCAGGGATATGGGGCCGATCGAAAGCTATCTGTCGATCGAGGAAGTGATCCGCGTCGCCAGGCTTTCGGGCGCCGATGCCATCCATCCGGGCTATGGGCTGTTGTCGGAAAGCCCTGAATTCGCCGAAGCCTGCGCCAAGGCCGGCATCATTTTCATCGGACCCAAGCCGGATACGATGCGCAGGCTCGGCAACAAGGTCGCCGCACGCAACCTGGCGATCGAGGTCGGCGTGCCGGTAATTCCCGCCACCGATCCCTTGCCGGACGACATGGAGGCGGTGAAGGCACTCGCCAAGACGGTCGGCTATCCGGTGATGCTGAAGGCATCGTGGGGCGGCGGCGGCCGCGGGATGCGCTCCATTCGCTCGGAAGTCGATCTCGCCCGCGAGGTGACGGAGGGCAAGCGCGAAGCGAAAGCCGCCTTCGGCAAGGACGAGGTCTATCTCGAAAAGCTGATCGAGCGCGCCCGCCATGTCGAGGTGCAGGTGCTGGGCGACATACATGGCAATGCCGTGCACTTGTTCGAGCGCGATTGCTCCATCCAGCGCCGCAACCAGAAGGTGGTCGAGCGCGCGCCGGCGCCGTATCTCGAAATGTCACGGCGCGAAGAGCTCTGCGGTCATGCGCTGAAGATCGCCCGCGAGACGAGCTATATCGGCGCCGGCACGGTCGAATTCCTGCAGGATGCCGACACCGGCAAATTCTACTTCATCGAGGTCAACCCGCGCATCCAGGTCGAGCACACCGTCACCGAGCAGGTGACCGGCATCGACATCGTCAAGGCGCAGATCCACATCCTCGATGGTTTCGCTATCGGCACGCCGGAATCGGGCGTGCCGGCGCAGAAGGATATCAGGCTCAACGGCCACGCACTGCAGTGCCGCATCACCACGGAAGATCCCGAGCACAATTTCATTCCCGACTATGGCCGAATCACCGCCTATCGCGGCGCCACCGGTTTTGGCATCCGCCTCGATGGTGGCACCGCCTATTCCGGCGCGGTGATCACCCGCTTTTACGACCCGCTGCTGGAAAAGGTGACGGCATGGGCGCCGACGCCGGCCGAGACCATCGCCCGCATGAACCGCGCACTGCGCGAGTTCCGCATCCGCGGCGTGGCGACCAACCTCACCTTCCTCGAGGCGATCATCAATCACCCGAGTTTCGCCGATAATTCCTACACGACCAAGTTCATCGACACGACGCCGGAACTGTTCGCGAGCGTGAAGCGGCAGGACCGCGCGACCAAGCTGCTCAATTACCTGGCCGATGTCAGCGTCAACGGCCATCCCGAGACGCGCGGCCGGCCGCAGCCGAAAGCCGATGCGGCGGCACCCATGGTGCCCTATCTCAACGGCAATGTGCCCGATGGCAGCAAGCAGAAGCTCGATGCGCTTGGGCCGGAGAAATTCGCCGCTTGGATGCGCGCACAGAAAGAGGTGCTGGTCACCGACACGACGATGCGCGACGGACACCAATCCCTGCTCGCGACGCGGGTGCGCACATATGACATCGCCGGCATTGCCGGCACCTATGCGCGCGCGCTGCCGCAGCTTTTGTCGCTCGAATGCTGGGGCGGGGCGACATTCGACGTCGCCATGCGCTTCCTCACAGAAGACCCGTGGGAACGGCTGTCGCTGGTGCGCGAGGCAGCGCCCAATTTGTTGCTGCAGATGCTTTTGCGCGGCGCCAACGGCGTCGGCTACACCAACTATCCCGACAATGTCGTCCAGCATTTCGTCAAACAGGCAGCCGCCGGCGGCATCGACCTGTTCCGTGTCTTCGACTGTTTGAACTGGGTCGATAACATGCGGGTCGCCATGGACGCGGTCGGCGCCGAAGGCAAACTGATCGAAGCAGCGATCTGCTACACCGGCGATATACTCGACCCGGCCCGAGCCAAATACGACCTCAAATACTATGTCACGCTGGCCAGGGAGTTGCAGGCGGCCGGTGCCCATATCGTCGCGGTCAAGGACATGGCCGGCCTCCTAAAGCCCGCGGCGGCACGAGTGCTGTTCAGGGCGCTGCGCGAAGCGACCGACCTTCCGATCCATTTCCACACGCACGACACGTCAGGCCTCTCGGCGGCGACGGTGCTGGCTGCGGTGGACAGCGGCGTCGACGCCATCGACGCGGCGATGGATTCCTTGTCGGGCAACACCTCGCAGCCTTGCCTGGGCTCGATCGTCGAGGCGCTGAAGGGCACCGAGCGGGATCCGGGCCTCGACCCGCAATGGATCAGGAACATCTCGTTCTATTGGGAGGCGGTGCGCAACCAGTATGCCGCCTTCGAGAGCGACCTGAAGGGGCCAGCCTCGGAAGTCTACCTGCACGAAATGCCGGGTGGGCAGTTCACCAATCTCAAGGAACAGGCGCGCTCGCTCGGTCTGGAGACGCGCTGGCACGAAGTGGCGCAAACCTATCACGACGTCAATCTGATGTTCGGTGACATCGTCAAGGTGACGCCGTCGTCCAAGGTCGTCGGCGACATGGCGCTGATGATGGTGAGCCAGGACCTGACGGTCGCCGATGTCGAAAATCCGGCTAGGGATATCGCCTTCCCCGACTCGGTCGTGTCGATGCTGCGCGGCGACCTCGGCCAGTCGCCCGGCGGCTGGCCGGAGGCACTGCAGAAGAAGGTGCTGAAAGGCGACAAACCGATCACCGCGCGGCCCGGTTCGCTGCTGAAAGCAGCCAATCTCAAGGCCAGCCGCAAGGAGATCGAGGACAAGCTCGAGCGCAAACTCAACGAGTTCGAATTCGCCTCGTGGCTGATGTACCCAAAGGTTCTCTCCGACTTTGCGGCAGCGCAGGAAACCTATGGGCCGGTCAGTGTGCTGCCGACGCCGACCTATTTCTACGGCATGAAGCCGGAAGACGAGATCTTTGTCGACATCGAGAAGGGCAAGACGCTGGTGGTGCGCTGCCTGGCCATCGGCGATGTCGACGAGAAGGGCATGGTCACCGTGTTCTTCGAGCTCAACGGCCAGCCGCGCCG